One region of Terriglobales bacterium genomic DNA includes:
- a CDS encoding CPBP family glutamic-type intramembrane protease has product MDPDLNPPHDTSLAEAREASPIAPGKLLPERNRSAAFTGESPAWGVGDVLGLAGVALLAIVFFSTVAVVLAQLFQHGTPVSEIVKDVRVILGAQAAAYLVLLLFMHMLIARRDDAPFPVAVKWNWPETRWAAWIVLGVLLAIVTQTVSSLLPIPKSLPIDSYFHDQASAWAMAAFGTLLAPLVEELFFRGFLYPVLARGLGVIAGVAITAALFAVVHSAQLAHAWAPLLVLFAVGVALTLVRARTGSVATSLLVHMGYNATLFTLVYFATDRFQHLERMTQ; this is encoded by the coding sequence GTGGATCCCGACCTCAATCCGCCGCATGACACGTCTCTGGCCGAAGCGCGCGAGGCGTCACCGATCGCGCCGGGCAAGCTGTTGCCCGAGCGAAACCGTTCAGCGGCTTTCACCGGCGAATCGCCGGCCTGGGGCGTGGGAGACGTTCTCGGATTGGCGGGGGTTGCGCTGCTGGCGATCGTGTTCTTTTCCACCGTGGCAGTCGTGCTGGCACAGCTGTTCCAGCACGGCACGCCGGTCAGCGAGATCGTGAAGGACGTTCGCGTGATCCTGGGAGCGCAGGCGGCTGCATACCTGGTGCTGCTGCTGTTCATGCACATGCTGATCGCGCGGCGCGATGATGCGCCGTTCCCAGTCGCGGTGAAGTGGAACTGGCCGGAGACCAGGTGGGCAGCCTGGATCGTGCTCGGCGTGCTGCTGGCGATCGTGACGCAAACCGTTTCGTCGCTGCTGCCGATTCCCAAGTCACTGCCCATCGACAGCTACTTTCACGATCAGGCGTCGGCGTGGGCGATGGCCGCCTTCGGAACGCTGCTCGCGCCCCTGGTGGAGGAGCTGTTCTTTCGCGGATTCCTGTATCCAGTGCTGGCGCGGGGCCTGGGCGTGATCGCGGGCGTGGCAATTACGGCGGCGCTGTTTGCCGTGGTCCACTCGGCGCAACTGGCGCACGCGTGGGCGCCGCTGCTGGTGCTGTTCGCGGTCGGCGTGGCGCTCACCCTGGTGCGTGCGCGTACCGGATCGGTGGCAACCAGCCTGTTGGTACACATGGGCTACAACGCCACGCTGTTCACCCTGGTTTACTTCGCGACGGACCGGTTCCAACACCTGGAGCGGATGACGCAATGA
- the pyrE gene encoding orotate phosphoribosyltransferase, which produces MSPRDQLLRLLAEKSFRLGEFTLSSGAKSDYYVDCRTTTLDAEGAKLVGAAFLDEIRARGWHPEAVGGMTLGADPIAVAVAVLAAESNAPIHAFLVRKAEKKHGTAQRIEGFRRRGARVVIVDDVCTTGTSILESIAAAREAGFQIAGVMCLVEREEAGGREAVERAAAPAPFLALFRAAEVRNRRVLLESQQAGIR; this is translated from the coding sequence ATGTCTCCGCGTGACCAGCTTCTGCGTCTGCTCGCTGAGAAATCGTTCCGCCTGGGCGAGTTCACGCTCTCGTCGGGCGCAAAGAGCGACTACTACGTGGACTGCCGCACCACGACGCTCGATGCCGAAGGCGCGAAGCTGGTGGGCGCGGCGTTTCTGGACGAAATACGCGCGCGCGGCTGGCATCCGGAGGCGGTCGGCGGGATGACGCTGGGCGCCGATCCCATCGCGGTGGCGGTGGCGGTGCTGGCGGCGGAAAGCAACGCGCCGATTCACGCTTTCCTCGTGCGCAAGGCGGAGAAGAAACACGGGACGGCGCAGCGCATCGAAGGATTCAGGCGGCGTGGCGCGCGGGTGGTCATCGTGGACGACGTGTGCACCACGGGCACGTCAATCCTGGAGTCGATCGCGGCCGCGCGCGAGGCGGGCTTCCAGATCGCCGGCGTCATGTGCCTGGTGGAGCGTGAGGAAGCCGGCGGACGCGAAGCGGTGGAGCGGGCCGCCGCGCCGGCGCCGTTTCTGGCCCTGTTCCGCGCGGCGGAAGTGCGCAATCGTCGCGTACTGCTGGAGTCGCAGCAGGCGGGCATCCGCTGA
- a CDS encoding VOC family protein, with protein sequence MIGKLGLIMVVVKDMKRSTAFYRDVLGLSVRFESPEWTQLDAGNIGVGLHGQSQQLHSDKTNAVQFGFYVDDVQKTVADLKKKGVHVVMEPKKEDFGWLAIIADPDGYHIQLGQTR encoded by the coding sequence ATGATCGGCAAACTCGGCCTCATCATGGTGGTGGTAAAAGACATGAAGCGCAGCACCGCGTTCTATCGCGACGTGCTCGGCCTCAGCGTACGCTTCGAGAGCCCTGAGTGGACGCAGCTCGACGCCGGCAATATCGGCGTCGGTCTGCACGGGCAGAGCCAGCAGCTGCACTCCGACAAGACCAACGCCGTGCAGTTCGGCTTCTACGTGGACGACGTGCAGAAGACCGTCGCCGACCTGAAGAAGAAGGGCGTGCACGTTGTGATGGAACCGAAGAAAGAAGATTTCGGCTGGCTGGCCATCATCGCCGACCCGGACGGCTATCACATTCAGCTGGGGCAGACACGCTGA
- the mtnA gene encoding S-methyl-5-thioribose-1-phosphate isomerase: MIHTLQWTDAGVVFIDQTRLPTEEVYVTCRTHEEVADAIRTMIVRGAPAIGVAAAMGIALGVRNSKARSVLEIGPEFDRICQTLRSTRPTAVNLFWAIERMRRVFAEASAKSQSLTDLQRVLIHEAQTMHAEDVAACVAIGKHGAALMPASGGVLTHCNAGALATCGYGTALGVVRAAVEAGKKIHVFADETRPFLQGSRLTAWELMKDGIPATVISDNMAGAMMRQQKIGAVVVGADRIAANGDVANKIGTYSVAVLAREHGIPFYVAAPWSTIDLETPTGAEIPIEQRSPREVTHLAGKQIAPDGVHVENPAFDVTPARYVAAIVTERGVARAPYGESLKQLAEATAATV, encoded by the coding sequence ATGATCCACACTCTCCAATGGACCGACGCCGGCGTGGTCTTCATCGACCAGACCCGGCTGCCCACCGAAGAGGTGTACGTCACCTGCCGCACGCACGAGGAAGTGGCGGATGCGATCCGCACCATGATCGTGCGTGGCGCGCCCGCCATTGGCGTGGCGGCGGCGATGGGCATCGCGCTCGGCGTGCGGAACTCGAAGGCGCGCAGCGTGCTGGAAATCGGTCCGGAGTTCGATCGCATTTGCCAGACGCTTCGCTCGACGCGGCCGACGGCGGTGAATCTGTTCTGGGCGATCGAGCGCATGCGCCGCGTATTCGCGGAGGCCTCGGCGAAGTCGCAGTCGCTCACAGACCTCCAGCGGGTCTTGATTCACGAAGCGCAGACCATGCACGCCGAAGACGTGGCCGCCTGCGTGGCCATCGGCAAGCATGGCGCGGCGCTGATGCCTGCCTCCGGCGGCGTGCTTACGCACTGCAACGCCGGTGCGCTGGCCACCTGCGGCTATGGCACGGCGCTGGGCGTGGTCCGCGCGGCGGTGGAAGCCGGCAAGAAGATCCACGTTTTCGCCGACGAGACGCGTCCGTTTCTGCAAGGCTCGCGCCTCACAGCGTGGGAGCTGATGAAAGACGGCATCCCGGCCACCGTCATCTCCGACAACATGGCCGGCGCCATGATGCGCCAGCAGAAGATTGGCGCCGTGGTGGTGGGCGCCGATCGCATCGCTGCGAACGGCGATGTGGCCAACAAGATCGGCACCTACAGCGTGGCCGTGCTCGCCAGGGAACACGGCATTCCCTTTTACGTCGCCGCGCCCTGGTCGACGATTGACCTGGAAACGCCGACCGGCGCCGAAATCCCCATCGAACAGCGCTCGCCGCGCGAGGTAACGCACCTGGCGGGCAAGCAGATTGCGCCTGATGGCGTCCACGTGGAGAACCCCGCGTTCGACGTGACGCCGGCGCGCTACGTGGCCGCAATCGTGACCGAGCGCGGCGTCGCCCGCGCGCCGTACGGCGAGTCGCTGAAGCAACTGGCGGAAGCAACCGCTGCGACGGTCTGA
- a CDS encoding DNA alkylation repair protein, which produces MPATAAKSARSKPKAAGALAKSAKQVVAELKRLADKKTLTGMARYGLPSDKAFGVPVNKIQALGKRLGRNHQLAADLWQTGWHEARMLAAFVDDPAQVTPAQMDRWCRDFDNWGICDTVCFHLFDCTPHAFARVTQWSKKSGEFQKRAAFALLACLALHDKQAPDEHFIRGLALIEGAATDERNFVKKGVSWALRLIGRRNRALNSAAVKLAQRLAASPGASARWIGKGAVKELTSPAVLRRLKP; this is translated from the coding sequence ATGCCCGCAACCGCGGCAAAGTCTGCACGCTCCAAACCGAAAGCGGCCGGCGCGCTCGCGAAGAGCGCGAAGCAGGTTGTCGCTGAACTGAAGCGCCTTGCCGACAAGAAAACCCTCACGGGCATGGCGCGCTACGGCCTGCCGTCAGACAAGGCGTTCGGCGTGCCGGTCAACAAGATCCAGGCGCTTGGCAAGCGTCTCGGGCGCAACCACCAACTCGCCGCTGATTTGTGGCAGACCGGCTGGCACGAAGCGCGCATGCTTGCCGCGTTCGTTGACGATCCCGCGCAAGTCACGCCCGCGCAGATGGACCGCTGGTGCCGCGACTTCGACAACTGGGGCATCTGCGACACCGTGTGCTTCCACCTGTTCGATTGCACGCCGCACGCGTTTGCCAGAGTTACGCAGTGGTCGAAGAAGAGCGGCGAGTTCCAGAAGCGCGCTGCGTTCGCGCTGCTGGCCTGCCTCGCGCTGCACGACAAGCAGGCGCCCGACGAACACTTCATCCGCGGCCTGGCCCTGATCGAAGGGGCCGCGACCGACGAGCGCAACTTCGTGAAGAAGGGCGTGAGCTGGGCGCTGCGGCTGATCGGCCGGCGCAATCGCGCTCTGAATTCAGCTGCCGTGAAGCTGGCGCAGCGACTCGCCGCCTCTCCCGGCGCCAGCGCACGTTGGATCGGCAAGGGCGCGGTGAAGGAACTCACCAGCCCGGCGGTTCTCCGCCGGTTGAAGCCGTGA